A part of Saccharomonospora amisosensis genomic DNA contains:
- a CDS encoding response regulator, translating into MSGATHDALLDSGRREGARPIRVLIVDDHAVVRRGLRAYLDVIVDVEVVGEAADGEQALREIDAMAAFGEAPDVVLLDLLMPKLDGIATISRINDRHPGVGVVVLTSFGEIERVRAALASGACGYLLKDAEPGEVVAAIRAAAGGEMFLDPAVARQLTNTLVSPAGEAASLTRRELEVLALVAKGQSNQEIADELYISERTARTHVSNVLRKLGLTSRTQAAVVAVQRGLVPPPQSGG; encoded by the coding sequence ATGTCTGGTGCCACGCACGACGCGCTGCTCGACTCGGGGCGCCGAGAGGGTGCACGGCCGATCCGGGTGCTGATCGTGGACGACCACGCGGTGGTTCGGCGAGGGCTGCGCGCCTATCTCGACGTCATCGTCGACGTCGAGGTCGTCGGTGAGGCCGCGGACGGGGAGCAGGCGCTGCGGGAGATCGACGCCATGGCCGCGTTCGGTGAGGCGCCCGATGTGGTGCTGCTGGACCTGCTCATGCCGAAGCTCGACGGCATCGCCACCATCAGCCGCATCAACGACCGCCACCCCGGCGTCGGTGTGGTGGTGCTCACCAGTTTCGGGGAGATCGAGCGGGTGCGGGCCGCGCTGGCCAGCGGCGCGTGCGGCTACCTGCTCAAGGACGCGGAGCCGGGAGAGGTCGTGGCCGCCATCCGTGCGGCGGCGGGTGGCGAGATGTTCCTCGACCCCGCAGTGGCAAGGCAGCTGACCAACACGCTGGTCTCACCGGCCGGCGAGGCGGCCTCGCTCACAAGGCGGGAGCTGGAAGTGCTGGCGCTGGTCGCCAAGGGACAGTCGAACCAGGAGATCGCCGACGAGCTGTACATCAGTGAGCGCACCGCGCGCACCCACGTCAGCAACGTGCTGCGCAAGCTGGGGCTCACCTCGCGCACCCAGGCCGCCGTGGTCGCGGTTCAGCGGGGACTCGTACCCCCGCCGCAGAGCGGCGGCTGA